TCGCGTGGATACTACCGAGGAGACCCGTGGCAGCTTTCGACTTGAATCTCTTGAGACCACTGTTGGTGCTGCTGGAGGAGCGCAACGTCACTCGGGCAGCGGCGCGCCTGCATCTGAGCCAGCCCGCGACCTCGGCGGCGCTGGCCCGGCTGCGTCGCCACTACGACGATGACCTCCTGGTACGCACCGGCCGAATCATGCAACTCACCCCGTTCGCCCGCGACCTGCTGCCAGCGGTGACACACGCGGTCGCGGAGCTCACACCGGTCGTGGACCGCAAACTCAGCTTCGATCCGTCTCGCACCGAGCGCCGATTCGTCATCGGAGCGACCGACTACATGACGGCGATCCTCGCTGGTCCACTGCTACGAACCATCTCCCAGGACGCGCCCCGGGCATCGGTCGACTTCGCGCCCCAACCGGTGAGGGACGGGACGCTCGCCCCCTACAGCCATCTCGATCTCATCGTCGGGCCGGTCGGGTTCAACCTTCCCGGCCGCAGCAGAGAGCTCTTCACCGACGACTTCGTACTCATCGCCGATCCGGACAACGCAGCACTGTCCCGGTCCGATCCGACCGTTTCAGACCTCTCCTCCGTGCCGCATGCCCTCGCGTACCTCAACGACCCCGACCACGACAGCGTGCAGGATGTGCTGCGCCGAGCCGGAGTCGATTACATCATCGGAGCCCGGCTGTTCGGCCTTGCCGCGCTACCGCTGCTCGTTTCGGGCACCGACATGGTCGCGATGGTTCCGCGGATGCTGGCGGCCAAGGCATCTCGTACTCTTCATCTCTCAGTGTTCGAGTTGCCCGAGGATATGACGCTGCCGATGACCGAATGCGTTTACTGGCATCCGCGCGACGAGGATGATCCTGCGATCGCGTGGCTCCGGGACGCTCTCACCCGAACTGTCGGTTCGCTTTCACGAGAGCCGAGCGGTCCGTCGCCGCGAATCCTCTCCCATGCTCAGCACGTTGACTGATCGCTTGTCGCGCGGGCGCCAATCGCGACCGCGGGTCTCTGAGAGGATGATCGACATGATCACCATTCACCTGCGCTACGAGATCGACCCGGACAAACTGGACGATTTCACCGAGTACGGACAGACGTGGATCCGATTGGTGGCGAAGCACGGCGGAACCCACCACGGCTACTTCATGCCGAGCGAAGGCGACAACGACGAAGCGTTCGCACTGTTCACGTTCCCATCCTTGGCGGATTACGAGACCTATCGCACGGCGTCGAAAACGGATCCCGAATGCGTGGAGGCGTTCGAGTTCGCACGCAGGACGCAGTGCATCCGCCGCTACGAGCGCCGCTTCCTCAGCCCGGTCTTCGAATGAGATCGCCCATCATGCATGGCCGACCGGAGCTGCGATGCGGGCGCTGCCTGGGCCGATGCCCTGAGTGACTTCCCGCTGCGCACATCGGTCGCGGTGTGTGCAGCTCACCACGGGGAGGCGTTCCATGGGAGCAGCTCGTAGTGCGAGACCTCTGCCCCCGCGAGCAAGACCGCCTGCAGCCCGGCGCTGCCCCGCCACGCACACGAAGAAACCCCCGATTTCTCGGGGGTTTCCATGGCGGTGACGGTGGGATTTGAACCCACGGTAGGGGTGAACCTACACAACATTTCGAGTGTTGCACCTTCGGCCGCTCGGACACGTCACCGCGGAAGAGTTTACGCGACGACGGGCCTACGCGCGAATCGGCGCGTTCGGGGCGCGAGACTGCATTTGCAGCATGAGAAGGGGCCTGGGAGCGCAAGTCTCATGCTGCAAATCAATTCTCGCGGAGCGGCCGGTCTTCACCAGGCGGCGGCGACCTCGGCGTGGGTGCGCAAGATGCCCTCGGTGGTTCCCTCCGGCGCGCGTCCGATGCCGCACTCCGTCGCCACGCCGAACACGGGGACGACAGCGGATGCCGCGGCGATCCGCCGCTGCGCCCCCTCGGCGCCATCCTCCCGATGCACGAGCCCCAGGTACAGTTCAGCGACCGGCGCCAGCGACGCGAGCGGCGCGAAGTACTCCGCGTCGTCGCGCGCGATGGGCACCGGCAGGTGCAGCCAGCTCAGCTCGCGGGCGGATGCCGCGACCACCGCGTTCGCGTAGCGGACGAGGGTTCCAGCATCCGTCGGCTCGAAGAAGTGCTTCTCCCCTGCGTCGCCGTAGCAGAGGTGCACACCGACCTCGACGTCGGTCGGCACCGCGTCCACGAGCACGGCGAGCCGCGCCACCAGTCCATCGAAGGGGTCGCCCTCTCACCACGCATCCATCACCTTGCCGTATCCGGCAGCATGTTCGATGATGCCCATCTCGCTGGCGACATCCCACTGCACCGCAAGATCGTCGTGCGGCACCGCCGCCACGATCTCGTCGAGTTCACGCAGCATCGCCGCCGTGTACACCGGCTCGAACGCCGCACGGTCATCACCGGAGAAGAACGACGAGATGATCGCGACCGGAGTCGGCAGCGACACCTGGAAACGGATGCCGGCGGGCACGGCGCCTTCGTCGCGCAACCTCGTGAACACCGCATACGACTCGATCGCGGCATCCGCATATCCGAGGGGCGGCAGCACGATGCCTGCCGCGTCCACGCCGTCGGCGATGCGAAGCGGACGCGCATCCAGCCCCGCCTTGAACGGGATCGGCTCTTCGCCCACCCGCTCGATGCCGACGGCCTCGCCCAGCACGTCGGGCTGGAACATGATCCAGTGGAACCGCTTGCCGACCTCACCGTCGGGGATGCGCGTGAGCCGATCACCCAACAGCGCCGCCGCCGTGCGCATCGTGGTCTCGGCGTCGTCGTAGTTCACGCTGCCCACGAGGAGGGCGCCCTGCGGCTGAGTCATGCATCCAGGGTATCCGCCCGGGTGGCGTCAGCCGCGGCATCCTGCGCCGTCGACGCCCGCTGGTTAGGATGGCCTTACGAGCGGACGGAGACGCCGGCCCGGAAAGGTTCACCACATGAGCTTCATCACGTCATCGGCGCTGCAGGAGACGGGATACGTCGCCCTCGACCGATACGGCCAGGCGGCCGACCCCGCGGAGTGGCTGGACCTCGAATACGTCGGCTGGCGATCCTCCGGCATCACACGGTTCGCACCTCTCGCGAGCTACGCCGGCGACGTCGAGTGCAACGGCTTCTGGAACCACACACCCCCGCGCACCGACAAGGACGGCGTCTGGATCCCGTCCCAGGTCGAGAAGGCGCCGAACCTCGTCCGACGAGCGCAAGAGCCGGGCGCGAACGTCGGCCGCTGCCGGGTGATCGAGTTGCAGCCCAACACCTACGCCGACGCGATCTACAACCTGCATCAGGACGACAACAACCGCATGAATGAAGACGGCGACGGCTGGGTCGTCCGCGCCTGGTTCAATCTCACCGACGACCCGGACTCGCTCCTCATCCTGCGCGAGGACCGCTTCGACCCCAGCACCGAAGTGCGGCTGCCGCTGCCTGCGGGCAGCCGGATCATCGTCGACACCCAGCGCTTCTGGCACGCCGTGTGGCACCGCGGCCCTGCTCCTCGCTATTCCCTCATCACGTCATGGACGTCCGGCCCCGAGCTCGACGCCTACATCGAGCAGAACCACGGCGATCAGCATCCGCAGAGCGTCGCGCTCGACCCGCAGCTGGTCGATGAGGCTCAGGTCGAGATGCACCGGCGCATCGAGGAGCGTCGCAAGGCGTTCGAAGCACAGGGCATCGTGATGGAGCCGCCCGCCGACCTTTACGGCTGAGGGCATGGCTCAGACCGTGCGCCCGCCCTCGATCCGCACGACCCGATCCACCGTTCCCGCCGGCGGCTCGACGTGCGAGATCAGCAGTACCGACTGATCGCCGGCAGCACCCAGCAGATCGCGCAGCAGCGCATCGGATGCCTCCGGATCGACCCCGGCTGTCGGCTCATCCAGCACGAGCACCGGGAATCCGCGCAGCAGCGCCCGCGCGAGAGCGATCCGCTGGGCCTGACCACCCGACACCAGCGCGCCGCGGTCGCCGACCCGCGCGTCCAGTCCCCCGCGTTCCTGCACCCACTCACCGAGCCCCACCCGATCGAGCACGGCCATCAGCTCGTCATCCGACGCATCGTCGCGGGCGAACAGCAGATTCTGACGAATGTCCTCGTCGAACAGCTGCGGACTCTGCTCGCACAGGCCGATGATGCGCCGAAGAGCAGGGCCCGACAACCTCGCGGCATCCGTCCCACCGACCGTGAACTCGCCCTCTGATCTGAGGAAGCCGACCAGCACGGCCGCCAGCGAGCTCTTGCCCGCGCCGCTCGGGCCCGACACCAGCACCCGCTCCCCCGGTGCGACCTCCAGCGAGACATCGAGAAGCGCTGGTGCGCCGCCGGGCCACGACGTGCGCACGTCGCGCAGTCGCAGCGCCGTGCTTGTCGGAGCATCATCCGATCCGGCATCCGAACGCAGCTCGTCCGGCACGGCCGCGGGCAGCACATCGACGATGCGCTCGGCGCTCGCGCGCACACTCCGCCAAGAAGCCGCAGCGATCGGCACCGCGCCGAACACCTCGAACACCACCATCGGCACAAGAACGACCACCGCCAGCCACGGTCCGTCGATCGTGCCCGTCGCAAGGCCGGGGGATGCCGCCGCCAGCGCCCACACCGATGCGGCTCCCGCGAGCACGGACAGTACGCCTGCCGCGACCGCCTGCGCCAGTGACGCGCGCGTGACGGTGCGTCGCAGCATCGCATCTGCGCGCTGGATGCGCTCGTGCGCCTGCGGCTCGGCACCGTATGCGAGGAGCACATCCAGGCTCCCGAGATAGTCGACGAGGGATGCCGAGAGCTCCGCACGCTGCATCGACACGCGCGCTTCGGCGCGAGAACCGAAGATCCAGCCCAGTCCGATCGCGACGACCGCGGCGACGATGAGGCACACCGCGAGCGTGAGAGCGGCAATCGGTGAGATGAAGGCGATGAAGCCGACGGCCCCGATCGCGACGACGGCAGCGACCGCAACCGGCTGCACCACGCGCAGCGGCAGATTCTGAAGATTCTCGACGTCGTCGACGAGTGCCGACAGCACTTGTCCTCGATCAGTGCGTCCGAGGCCGGCGGGTGAGAGCGGGACGAGCCTGCGCACCATGTCGGAACGGGTCGTCGCGAGCTGGCGCAGCGCCGCATCGTGTCCCGAGAGCCGCTCCAGATAGCGGAACACCGCACGCGATACGGCGAAGAAGCGCACGCCGACCACAGCGATGGACAACGGCACGAGCGAGTCGACGATCGAGGCGCTGACGATCAGCCAGCCACTGACCGCGAGCAGCGACACCGCTGCGGCCGCTGACAGCACGCCCCAGATGAGTCCTGGCAGGAACCGACGCACCGGCGGCTGGGCGAGACCGAGAACAGCCCGGACGTTCGTCATACTCGCACCGCCAGAGCCACGACGTCATCGGCGACCGCCCGCGCCGATCGCCGATGCGAGACGAGCAGGATCGTGGCACCGGCATCCGCACGATCGCGCAGCGCTGCCCACAGTCGAGCCTCGGTGCCGGCATCCAGCGCGCTCGAGGGCTCATCCAGCATGAGCACACGGGCGGGATCGGCTGCGTGCCGGTACAGCGCCCGCGCGACGGCGACGCGCTGCGCCTGTCCACCGGACAGCCCGCTCCCCTGCACGCCGAGCTCCTGCGCGGAATCCAGATCGCCCGCGCATGCGGCGTCGAGCGCCTTGCGGATGCTGTCAGCATCCGGGTCCGGATCGCCCAGCGCCACGTTCGAGGCGATCGTGCCCTGCATCAGCCCCGATGCCTGGCCGGCCCACGCGAGCCAGTCGGAGGGGGTGAGGGTGCGAACGTCGTCCCCCGCGAACGTGGCCGTGCCCTCGAACTCGGCTGCGCCGCGCAGGGCAGCGAGCAGGCTGGACTTCCCTGAGCCGCTCGGCCCCTCGATCAGGGTGATCGTTCCCGGCTTCGCGTCGAACGAGACGGGCGGGAGGTCGCGGACCCGGAAGTCGACGACGCGTAACTCCGGAGCTTCTGCCCATCCTCCGGATTCCGGAGCCGGAAGATCGGCGATCGCCGAAGATGCTCCGGAGTTGTGCGAGCGCACAGGTCCGGCATCCGCGGCATCGAGCACCTCGAACACGTCCTCTGTCGCCGCGACGCCCTCCGATGCGGCGTGGAACTGCACCCCGACCTGCCGGATCGGCAGGAACGCCTCGGGCGCGAGCAGCAGCACGAACAGCCCGATCTCCAGCGGCATCTCCCCCGCGAGCAGTCGGAACCCCACGGCCACGGCGATCAGGGCGACGGCGAGCGACGCGAGCAGCTCCATCGCGAAGCCGGAGAGGAACGAGAACCGCAGTACTTTCATCGTCTCGCGGCGGTACTGGTCGGCCGTCACCCCGATCTGCGTCGCGGCTCGCTGGTCGCGCCCGAACAGCCGCAGCGTCGAAAGCCCCTGCACAGTGTCGGCGAAGCGCGCGGCGAGATGCTGCAGCGTCTGCCACTGCTTGCGCTGCACCGTGCGGGTCGCGATACCGATGAGGATCAGGAACAGCGGGATCAGCGGCAGAGTGATCGTCGCAGTCAGCCCGCTCGGCCAGTCCTGCCACCACATCACCAGCACGATCACGGGCGTCGCGATCACGGTCAGCACGAGCTGCGGCAGGTAGCGGGAGAAGTAGGTGTCCAGCGCTTCCAGTCCGTGCCCCGCGGTGACGGCGAGCGAGGCGTGATTGCGCTGCGCAAGCCAGCCGGGACCGAGGCGGCCGACCGCGCGGATCAGTGCGGTGCGCAGCTGCATGCCCGTGCGAGCCGCAGCCGCCGTGCCGGCCGCGTCGGATGCCGCGATCAGCGCACCACGCAGCAGCGCGAGTCCGAGCAGCCAGACGAGTGACGCCACGACCGAGCGCCCGGACAGCACTCCCGTGATGGCATCCGTCAGGAACCACGCGAACGCGATCACCACCGCGGTCTGCAGCACGCCGATCGCCGCGGCGAGGACGAAGAAGCTTCGCGCGGCACCGGCGTACCGCAGCAGCCTCGGGTCGACGGGTTTCACGCGTGCGCCGGTGCCCCCTCGATGGATGCGCGAGTGACGCGCTTGCGGAACACCCAGTATGTCCAGCCCTGATACAGCAGGACCAGGGGCAGGGCGACCAGAGCCGTCCAGCTCATGATCGTCAGCGTGTACTCGGTGCTCGACGCATTCTCGATCGTGAGGCTGTACGCCGGATCGATCGTCGACGGCATCACGTTCGGGAAGAGCGCGGCGAACAGCATGACGACGGCGAACAGTGTGGTGGCCGCGCCGAACCCGAACGCCCACCCCTCGCGACCCCGCAGGTTCGACACGATCGACAGCACCAGCGACACCGCGGCGAGCGCCGCAAGCACGAGTACCGCGATCGAGAAGTGCGCAGTCACCGTCCAGATGAGGAAGACCGCCGCGACGACCAGCGTCACGAGGCCCGCGCGGAAGGCGAGGCGCCTGGCATCCGTCCGCAGCTGACCGTCCGTCTTGAGCGCGACGAAAGTGACGCCGTGCGTGAAGAACAGCAGCAGCGTGACAGTACCGCCGAGCAGTCCGTACGGATTCAGCAGATCGAACACCGTCCCGATGAACACGTGCCGCTCATCCAGGGCCACGCCCTGGATGATGTTCGCGAAAGCGACGCCCCAGAGGAACGCGGGCACGGCCGAGCCGATCATGATCATGCGGTCGAAGCCCTGCTTCCACCGCAGTCCGTCGCGCTGGTGCCGGTACTCGAATGAGACGCCGCGCAGGATGAGCGTGAGCAGGATCAGCAGCAGCGGCAGGTAGAAGCCGCTGAAGAGCGTCGCGTACCACTCCGGGAAGGAGGCGAACAGGCAGGCGCCGGCGACGATCAGCCACGTCTCGTTGAGGTCCCAGACCGGACCGATCGTGTTGATGATCTGCCGGCGCGTCACGTCGTCGCTGTTCTTACCCACGCCGCCGAGGAACGGCAGTGACATGCCGACACCGAAGTCGAAGCCGTCGAGCACGAAGTAGCCGACGAAGAGGAAGGCGATGATGCCGAACCAGAGCGTTGCAAGATCCATTTCGCATCCTTCCGATCAGTACACGGCCGACGGTGCGGGTGCCGCCTCGTCGTGGGTTTCGGTCGTGTCCGGCCCCTTCTGGGCTGCCCGGATGATCAGGCGCACCTCGACCACGGCGAGCGCGGCGTAGATCGCGGTGAAGGCGATCAGCGAGATCAGCACCTCGAGCCCCGATGTGCCCGGCGAGACACCGTCGCGCGTGCTCATCAAACCGAACACGATCCAGGGCTGACGGCCCATCTCGGTGAAGACCCAGCCGACGATGTTCGCGAGCAGGGCGAGCGGGTACGACCAGATCGCGAGCTTCCACATCCACTTCGCGGGAGGCTTCTTGGCCCCGCGACGCGTGACCCAGAGCCCGACGAGGGCGATGAACGCGTGCAGCATGCCCAGGCCGATCATCCAGCGGAACGCCCAGTACGTGATCCACAGCACCGGCGCGAAGTTGTCGATGCCGAGGTCTGCGTACTGCGCCGCGTATTCCGCGTTGAGGTCGTTGATGCCGTGCACGCAGGCATCGAGCGTGTGCGTCGACAACAGCGACAGCAGGTACGGTACCCGGATCGAGAACAGTTCGGAGGTGCCGTCCGGCGTACCGAGCGTGAAGAGACTGAATGAGGCGTCGGCCCCGCAGACGGTGTTGAACGTCGCCTCGGCCGCCGCCATCTTCATCGGCTGCGCGGCATACATGGCGAGTCCCAGCTGGTCGCCGGTGAGCGCGACGCCCGCCGTGGAGACCAGCATCCCCCACAGTCCGAACTTCAGCGAGATGCGCATCGTGTCGAGGTGCTGGCCGCGCATGAGGTGCCATGCCGACACCGAGATGATGACACCGGCGGCGAACATGAACGCGCCGAAGATCGTGTGAGGGAACGCGGCGAGGGCGACCGGATTGGTCATGAGCGCCCAGATGTCGACGAGTTCGGCGCGGTTCGTCACCGGGTTGTATTCGTAGCCGACCGGGTTCTGCATGAACGCGTTGGCGGCGATGATGAAGTACGCCGACAGGATGCTGCCGATCGAGACGCACCA
The DNA window shown above is from Microbacterium murale and carries:
- a CDS encoding LysR family transcriptional regulator, with product MAAFDLNLLRPLLVLLEERNVTRAAARLHLSQPATSAALARLRRHYDDDLLVRTGRIMQLTPFARDLLPAVTHAVAELTPVVDRKLSFDPSRTERRFVIGATDYMTAILAGPLLRTISQDAPRASVDFAPQPVRDGTLAPYSHLDLIVGPVGFNLPGRSRELFTDDFVLIADPDNAALSRSDPTVSDLSSVPHALAYLNDPDHDSVQDVLRRAGVDYIIGARLFGLAALPLLVSGTDMVAMVPRMLAAKASRTLHLSVFELPEDMTLPMTECVYWHPRDEDDPAIAWLRDALTRTVGSLSREPSGPSPRILSHAQHVD
- a CDS encoding NIPSNAP family protein, whose amino-acid sequence is MITIHLRYEIDPDKLDDFTEYGQTWIRLVAKHGGTHHGYFMPSEGDNDEAFALFTFPSLADYETYRTASKTDPECVEAFEFARRTQCIRRYERRFLSPVFE
- the cydC gene encoding thiol reductant ABC exporter subunit CydC, with translation MTNVRAVLGLAQPPVRRFLPGLIWGVLSAAAAVSLLAVSGWLIVSASIVDSLVPLSIAVVGVRFFAVSRAVFRYLERLSGHDAALRQLATTRSDMVRRLVPLSPAGLGRTDRGQVLSALVDDVENLQNLPLRVVQPVAVAAVVAIGAVGFIAFISPIAALTLAVCLIVAAVVAIGLGWIFGSRAEARVSMQRAELSASLVDYLGSLDVLLAYGAEPQAHERIQRADAMLRRTVTRASLAQAVAAGVLSVLAGAASVWALAAASPGLATGTIDGPWLAVVVLVPMVVFEVFGAVPIAAASWRSVRASAERIVDVLPAAVPDELRSDAGSDDAPTSTALRLRDVRTSWPGGAPALLDVSLEVAPGERVLVSGPSGAGKSSLAAVLVGFLRSEGEFTVGGTDAARLSGPALRRIIGLCEQSPQLFDEDIRQNLLFARDDASDDELMAVLDRVGLGEWVQERGGLDARVGDRGALVSGGQAQRIALARALLRGFPVLVLDEPTAGVDPEASDALLRDLLGAAGDQSVLLISHVEPPAGTVDRVVRIEGGRTV
- the cydD gene encoding thiol reductant ABC exporter subunit CydD, which gives rise to MKPVDPRLLRYAGAARSFFVLAAAIGVLQTAVVIAFAWFLTDAITGVLSGRSVVASLVWLLGLALLRGALIAASDAAGTAAAARTGMQLRTALIRAVGRLGPGWLAQRNHASLAVTAGHGLEALDTYFSRYLPQLVLTVIATPVIVLVMWWQDWPSGLTATITLPLIPLFLILIGIATRTVQRKQWQTLQHLAARFADTVQGLSTLRLFGRDQRAATQIGVTADQYRRETMKVLRFSFLSGFAMELLASLAVALIAVAVGFRLLAGEMPLEIGLFVLLLAPEAFLPIRQVGVQFHAASEGVAATEDVFEVLDAADAGPVRSHNSGASSAIADLPAPESGGWAEAPELRVVDFRVRDLPPVSFDAKPGTITLIEGPSGSGKSSLLAALRGAAEFEGTATFAGDDVRTLTPSDWLAWAGQASGLMQGTIASNVALGDPDPDADSIRKALDAACAGDLDSAQELGVQGSGLSGGQAQRVAVARALYRHAADPARVLMLDEPSSALDAGTEARLWAALRDRADAGATILLVSHRRSARAVADDVVALAVRV
- the cydB gene encoding cytochrome d ubiquinol oxidase subunit II; the protein is MDLATLWFGIIAFLFVGYFVLDGFDFGVGMSLPFLGGVGKNSDDVTRRQIINTIGPVWDLNETWLIVAGACLFASFPEWYATLFSGFYLPLLLILLTLILRGVSFEYRHQRDGLRWKQGFDRMIMIGSAVPAFLWGVAFANIIQGVALDERHVFIGTVFDLLNPYGLLGGTVTLLLFFTHGVTFVALKTDGQLRTDARRLAFRAGLVTLVVAAVFLIWTVTAHFSIAVLVLAALAAVSLVLSIVSNLRGREGWAFGFGAATTLFAVVMLFAALFPNVMPSTIDPAYSLTIENASSTEYTLTIMSWTALVALPLVLLYQGWTYWVFRKRVTRASIEGAPAHA
- a CDS encoding cytochrome ubiquinol oxidase subunit I; protein product: MEWLDPLVLSRWQFGLTTIYHYLFVPLTIGMAVSAAIFQTAWVRTGKIHYLHLTRFFGKIFLINFAMGVVTGIVQEFQFGMNWSDYSRFVGDVFGAPLAFEGLLAFFFEATFIGLWIFGWDKLPQKLHLATIWCVSIGSILSAYFIIAANAFMQNPVGYEYNPVTNRAELVDIWALMTNPVALAAFPHTIFGAFMFAAGVIISVSAWHLMRGQHLDTMRISLKFGLWGMLVSTAGVALTGDQLGLAMYAAQPMKMAAAEATFNTVCGADASFSLFTLGTPDGTSELFSIRVPYLLSLLSTHTLDACVHGINDLNAEYAAQYADLGIDNFAPVLWITYWAFRWMIGLGMLHAFIALVGLWVTRRGAKKPPAKWMWKLAIWSYPLALLANIVGWVFTEMGRQPWIVFGLMSTRDGVSPGTSGLEVLISLIAFTAIYAALAVVEVRLIIRAAQKGPDTTETHDEAAPAPSAVY